CAAAGTGACCTATGTTTGAATTACAgaataatatcactttaatgGATTAATGGAGCCAGCAGTGTTGcatatcccatgtctgaaaatgaTTTATGTCTCTGACAAAGTCCTTTCTGCATAAAGAACACTTCTGCTTTTGACATATTGAGTACACCTACCTGGTAATACTTATACATTGTTAGTGAAGTCAAATTTGAAATCCAGGACTATACTTCAATAAAGTGCAGACTGTAGTGCTCCGTTGCAACTTTGAATTATTGGTAATTTTGGTGAAAAATACTGATGCAACTGCACCTATATCtatgagattttatttttattttatattttaattaacagtgtGCAACACGGACACCCCATAGGTGCAAACACATTGAGATAAAGCTCAAAAGACAGACGGAGTCCAATAAACATGTTCATTTTACTAGCTTgcaagctaagctaacaggctAAAGGTAAATTCACTTCTAAATTCAGCCTCTCTGCTACGACGCCAAAGCAAagtaaaatgcagaaatgtttccAAAAGACAGGAAAGCTGCAATAAAACCTACAACTATCCACAAACTCACAGCGTTACCTTAATATAACATACGACGCGTGAATGATGCGATCCAACTTTCAGCTGTCCTGGCTCAAATTATTAAGTACTGCGCATGCGTTGTGTTTCCTGGTTGCTTGGCGACAAAAAGCTAGTTCAACGATTGGCTGACACGCTTATAACCCGCCCATTCCTATTTGTAATTGGCTAACATGTCCGCGTCACCGAGTTTTCATAGTTTCTATTGGCTACCTGTGACAGAAAATTTACAGCCGTTGCTGCCTGCTTTGTTGACATCCGATCATCAAACACGACTGGGAAGTTTTACTGACTGAATCATTATTTAAATGGTATATCTTTACTTTAATGTCTCGTTTGATATGTTTGCATGATCAGCTTTAATGGAGTTGCGTGAATCCCCTTTAAAATGCGTTTATTTTAGCCTGAAAACCTGTTTCTGTTTGGTCTCGTGTTGCAGCAAGCTAACTAGCATGATACTAACTGTTGGGTAATAAGGCAGACCAGGGGGTCTCTGTGCTAACCTGCTAACTGGGTCCAGTAGCTTCTGTAAAGTAGCATCTCTCTcctaatatttctattttacaggcTTCAGGTTACCGGAAACCAGCGACCTCGGCTAGCCAAAGGAAAAAGCCACCTTCCAAAGTCGAACTGACTGAGGAGCAAAAGCAAGAAATTAAGGAGGCTTTTGACCTTTTTGACACAGACGGTACAGGAACCATAGACGTAAAAGAACTAAAGGTTAGTTTCTGATTTAATGTGCCTTAGATTAAATATAATCCAGTGTTTGCAAGCTAACAAATACCGTGATAACTGTGACCCCACAGCAGCCTCAGCTTCCTTTGCCTGTCATTTTGCTGCAGGTTGCCATGAGAGCTCTTGGGTTTGAACcaaagaaagaagaaatcaGGAAGATGGTTGCAGACATTGATAAAGAAGGCTCTGGAACTATTGACTTCAGAGACTTTCTCAATATTATGACACAGAAAATGGTGAGAAACATCCAGCAGGGAACCTCCCACAAGTTCAAAATAGTGCTTTCGTACCATAGAAAAACTCAAAGAAGTTATTGAGATGCTGTGAAAATCATATTAGTCACAGAAACTATTTTTGCCCTAAGAATGTGATGTAGCTTCATCGTGGtcaactgtattttattttattttttttttacatgcagcCCTAGAAAATGCAGtggattttatatatatatatatatatatatatatatatatatatatatatatatatatatatatatatatataaagttaataatgtaaattaattttacttagtatgctttcatttcagtctTCAAAGAGGTACACGAACATGTAGACAACAATATAACCACAgaaaaagttctaatattttcagaAGACTGAATGCATAACTTATTGTGGCTCCCATTTTACATTACTCAACACATCTGGCatagaaaagttaaaaaataaaatgaaaagttccTGTACTTACAATACTAATTTGACATGCCATTGTGATCATCCATTTTTACATGTGTATTATAAATTGGACTTAACACTTCAACTCCTCAGTTCAAATGTGCCATAAATGAAATTCTTAATGATATAGGTCAACATATTTGGTGTTAATCTGCTCTCAGTTACAGTTAAGGCAAATTTTGAGTAGACTGATAGCAAATATGTTGACCTAGAtcattaaaaacttaatttatGGCACATTTGAACTGAGGAATTGAAATGTTAAGTACAATTTTTTAATACAACGATGGAAAAATGTATGATCACAATGGCATGTCAAATTGGTATTGTAAGGATAGGaacttttcatttaatttttaaccCTTTTGTGCCAGATGTATTGagtaatgtaaaaatgaaaagttcCTATACTTACAATACTAATTTGACATGCCATTGTGATCATCCATTTTTACATCTgtgtattaaaaaaatgtacttaacATTTCAACTGTCataaattaagtttttaaagATATAGGTCAACGTATTTGGCATCAATCTGCCCTCAGTTGACAGTTGAGGCAACATTTGAGCAAAGAAGAGCAGCTTCAGTGTGTTTTGAATCTGTTTCTATCGTGCTCTAATTGTTACGTGTGTCTTGGTCCATGCCAACAGGGTGAAAAGGACTCCAAAGAAGAGATAATGAAGGCTTTTCGGCTGTTCGATGATGACTGCACAGGGAAAATCTCATTCAAAAATCTCAAGAGAGTCGCCAAAGAGCTGGGTGAAAACCTCACAGATGATGAGCTGCAGGTATTGTGATGCTTGATTACCCCAGGCTCTGTGTAGAATATAGTTTTGAGGATCCACCTGCATATCTTTGGATTTATCTTTAAAGAGTTTTGTACTTTTCTGGTGCATTCAAGTCTGGATACTCATAACTCTTAGGTGTGTATCCCTGCTTTTCCCTAACAGACCGTAGGTAGACGACTACAAATACATCCTCGAAACATTTAATCTTATTTCTTTGGATTTATTACAGTGGTAAATTAGGTTTACTTCCTGAAACTGCATTTTAAGTTTTATGATTGATACTGAGAGAGAATGCTGTTGGTGTTGTGTTCATCAGCAGGTTTTAGGTCTACATACTGAGCTGGCAGTATGATCTTTAGGATATGAAAGTAAAGTTTCTGTTCACTGTGGTGGATGGTTTCCAGAATTCATTTTAAGCAGGAAAAGCCAGAAGCCGATAAGCACATGGCTAAATTACCAGTTACACCAGTGATCTAGAACCACCCTGCAGCACTATGAAACTATTCGCAAACCCTTTAAGTGAAACGAGACACCACAGGCAGATAGAAATGTTTTCACTTATAATGTGACACATTTAATCATtcttaaaaatcacagaatagaTACAAATAATACATTTGATTTTGTACTACTGCTGTTGGCAAACAGTTGATTTAATgccaaatttacagctaataAAACACACGTTACATACATTagtttctcttctcttctgtcCCAGTTCCTCTAATGTTATGTTCGTACATATGACATTTAAGTAGCTGTTTACGTTGCtggttcaggtttttttttttgtgagtaaCTTCTGCAATGAGAGGCCGTTTCCAGTCGGTCGCTTCATTCGTCACCGTTTCTGTTTGATCACATCATGTTTCTTATCCTTTTAGGAAATGATTGACGAAGCAGACCGCGACGGAGACGGCGAGGTGAACGAGCAGGAGTTCTTGCGGATCATGAAGAAGACTAACCTTTATTGAAACCTCTGAGTGCATTACAGTCTGAGCTGGGACCTTTTCAGATTCATGTTTGATCCTGTCGGTTTTTACAgtagttttgctttttattgggCTTTGGCTGTGTAGTTCtctttgtaaataaatgttttaactttctgtatctttgcacagatttttctagaatgcaagacaaataaatatatttcatcATAGCCGATTTGACTGTCATTACTTTTACATAAACCTTAAAAGTGCCATTTAAATTACATGGAATTAGTCAAATTGCAAGAGTAACACTTCACCGAAAATCAgcgtttcactttttttttcttcaaaccgTGAACTGTTTGTGTGCAGAAACAGAGACTAtggttttgaaaaatgtctgaaGGTAATTTCAGTACAGTGTGAATGCTGCAGTGCATCTTGCAAAGCTCAACATGCCAATAACAGTCCACCAGACAGTGAAAGTCATATGACTAAGCCGATGTTGACTAACATGCATTATGTTACTGTAGACAGATATGACAAGTATGAACTTGAGATGAGTAACTCAGTAAGACTCACTCTCACTTCATGCTTTGAGTTACTGAACTATCTGCAGACGACAGCGCAGCGTCTTTTATTTAAATACTCTGATGATCTTATAGGAAAGATGCCACTGGTGATTAATTGTAATATACAGCGGAAGTCTGGTTTTGGCCAAAACACAGAACCttgttaaaataaacaggatACTGTAGTGACGTGATTTTCCGAGCCGTCAGACCGCCGTCTATTATTTTGAGGATGCTTGCCACTGATTGTGAAAGTTGTGATAACCTGTTCGAGACAGCGAGAGAACATCAGgtggaaaatgtgaaaagttTTCTCCCAAGatgagatgattttttttttcttttttgaaaaatattccaCGTAAGAAATGTCTGAAAGAACTTTGACCTGCTTGTTCCTCCAGGTTTTGATAGttgatataataatatatttaattcttCTCACTTTGGGCTATTTTAAAATGCCAGAATGTGGAATTTCTATGAATTCCTTTAATTTTGTTCAGCTGTTGAGCTGAAACTTGGAAACGATGCAGATGAGCCAAATCAAAAGGCCGGCATTTCAGAGGTTGGCCTCATGTAAACCCCTTCTGACTCAAATCCGTCCACCTTCTTGGAGTTCAAAGCACAGCAGACACCAGGTGAGAGCTGAAATACAGAACTGAAGCTAACTCTGAGTGAACACAAACAGTTAAATATGGCCATCATGAATTATGCCCTGATGGTATAGATGCTTTATTTATCCCCTTGTGGAAATCTAAAGATGGAATGGAGGACTACTCTTCTTTAACAGGTTCATGATTCTTGTTGTTAAATAAACACCTCTTTATTCACTGTACCAGCAAtaagaccacaaagaaacactgaCTACGGCTTATATCTAACATTCAGATTTTAGTTCGATGTCTAAATTGTTTCAAAGTTGTTATCTTAATTAGGACTAATTTTCTTTGGGTAAACTTTACTCAGAATAAATGATTGACAACTTTTGCCTCCATGAAGAATTCAACAGTTTCAAGCATATTCTTCTAAAAAGATTTACCCAAGAACCAAACACCACCAAAACAATAATGACTCTACTGTCAATGTCCGTCAGATACTTCAGTACTCTGGGATCACAAACCTTTTTATCGGTAAACTACAAATGACAAGCCCTGCTTTTACCCTTTGGGTCAGTTGGTGCCACTGAGTGTCACCATGGAAACACGGGTCTTAAAATTGGATTTAGTTCAGGCGCCAGTTTCACAAAGACTGATTTTGACTTGGATAAAACAAAGACTCCAGACAGACCTCGAAATCCATCTGTGGCACAAAGCAGCTTCATTCTTGACAATCTCCAACAGGActacaacacaatgaattacgGGTAATTTTAGACTTCattcaaatgaataaatacgGCTGACCACACAACCACATGAAGCCACTTGGTTTCcttcagtccagcagaaaaTGAGCACATTCTTGCAGAATTTAACGACCAGGGATATTATTTTCTGggaaaattcattaaaatcaattacagaaaataatgcAACAGGGTGAGTTTGATTCAAAAACCTTTCTCCTCTCTTTGCGTCATActttattcagcatttttttttaatcaggtgGTGCCACTGAATGTTACCATGGAACCACAGGTCTTCGATTGGAGGAAGTCCAGCAGTTGGTTTCTCTAAGACACTGGACTGGTCTGCTATGTCAAACTAGTCTAAATTTGTTCTTGTAGTGTAACACAAGCTGTACAGATTCCCAAACACTAacacaaacattttgttttaagCCTAAAAATAAGCCACCTGACTTTCAGGCTAACTTTGGTAATGGTCAGTGGCACCAGCTGACAAAGAAATGGAGGAAACAAGGCTCAGAGTTCAGACTTCTGATAATATTGTGGAGCGAGCAATGAGAACTGTTGAACGCTGAGTTTTCCCAGGGGTTTGAGCAGTTTGATGCAGATGGTACCCATAATTCATAGCAAATTAATCAGATAGTCCAGTGCTAAACAACTGTGTCCAACAGATTAATGCCATGTCCAACTGAAGTGTGATTATTCACCAGATCTAAGCTGTATTTAAAGTCTAACTTTGTGAAACTGATCCCAAACCTGAGGTGTCTGAAATTTTTGTGAGACGGTGTAACCTAGATTAGCTGTTGAGTGCAATCCAACTTTGaattcaaacatgtttttatatcTTCAACTGCCATGAAGCTTGAAAAGCACCACAGTCGAGCGCATCCACTCAAAAATAACAGCCAGTCTAATGGCTTTATTAGCGACACCGAAGGCGGCGGGTGCTTTCATGCAGGGAGCAACCTACTTTGGAAGAGTAGGTGTTGTTCAAACGGTGGATGTCTGACTTTAGAGCGAAACTTTCCAATTGGAGCTTGATGTTTTTGTACAGTGGCAGTTTCACGGCCTTTAATATGTTCACGGCCCCTCAGCTGAGTGTTATTCCCCTACTGTGGTTTAACAGCATTCTCATGACACGTCCTGCTCAGTACTCCCACTGCGCCGCTTCATGTTGCCGTTTTCCCTGTAAATGATCAATTTCCAAAACAAGTGAGCGCGACGAGTCTGGTCGTTGCTGGTAAAAAGACGGTTAGATTATTAACCCTTAAAGGTCAACGATGTGTCACCATTATGTAGGCAACCTATTTCATAAGCCCCTTTGAGTAAGACGAGTTGCAGACAAACTAATAACCGTCATTGTGCCTCGAAGAAGCAAAGAGTGACTGCATCAGTGGTATGTCTGCTTTTTATATATgttaatatatgtatatatatttatagaatTTCTAGATAATTAGATATTCTGTCTTTTAAACTTGACAGTGTGATCcaacatttctaaaaatttCCATTTGAGGTCACTGCTGTTTTACGTTATCTGAAGATCTAATCAGTTGTTCCCACATTTTCTACAACTGCCTTGTGATGACGCATTCaagttatttaaattttatatattttatgtgcCAAAATCTTTAGAGCCACAGTTGTTAAAAGCCAGAATTACAGATGTTGCTTTCAGTATCAAGTCTTTACCTTGTGTATAATCCTTGTGTCTATAAGCTTTTTATTCTGATGTGCTACTGAGTTACTGTTGGACACCTGACTCAGTTACATGCGACACATTCTGACCTGTTCAAAGAGAAGCGTTTCCACTCCTCAACCAATCACCTTTAAATGTTAGTCAGGTGTACACAGCAGTGGAAAACAAAGTTTGATCCGAGTGGGTTTAGCTGCCTTGCATCACCACCGTACCTCCACTAAGAAACGTCCTTTCGGTTTTGGTACTAGAAGCCACATTTGATGTTGTTTATAAGGAACCCCATGACAAAATAACTATTAAACCGTTTAAAGTATGCAGTATTTAAAAGTTGTTCAGCTGTTTGTAGTGTTGTTGATTTTCTTACTACCTGTCAAATCACTTTAAAATCACTGCCTTCAAATGTGTGAATGCTGTATATTGACGTTTAATACATTTAGCagtctatagattttaaaatgagaagtgttttgtttatagtATCATACAGCAAGCTCATAGAGTATATACTAAGCTTAATGTTCATGtggttactaacctgcctgttttgttttcttgttttgtttgtcattgtaTGCAAACTGCTGAATATTTGAATTTCCCTAGGGATTAAAAAAGTATCCATCGATCCATCTATTCATCTAATTCAGGAGTTTAAATTTAACTTAAAGGCAGATGCTGTGGACACAATAACTCAGATTCTTTGTGCAGATCTGGACTTAAtttgttttctgcttcagtGTAAACAGTCTTTCTATTCCTTAATTCACTTTATTTAGGCAAACAGCTGAAGTTACTGAATCTCAGTCCTCTCCCGAGTAAACTATTGTGCATTCAACAGTTAATTTCTACTTAATAGTCATCTACAGAGCAACTTAATTcattaattagaaaaaaattaaaaaaaatcctgtcatTATTTAACACAggtgaaagttttttttttttttttttaaataatccaggaaaaaaagagggaaaaatgtttttaattaaaagactAGTGAAAAATTGATCATTTCAGATCATTTCCAGCAGCCCTCATGAGTTGGTGCTAAATTTCAGCCATTATTTAGTCACTCGGCTGCCGGCATGTTATTGCTTTGTTAAATTTGCAGAGACTTGAAATTTCAAGTGATTATTTCTAAGTGACAAAACCATAAACGTGTGATCAGACCTAATAAACCAGAGCAACAAGATTAAACTTTCTTAGATAAGGAAAGGAAACTGTGGGCGAGGTCACACCCagatgacaaattaaatatgaGCCATTATTTCTCAGAGCAGTTTTATCAGATCGCTTGGGTTAAGTCACTGAACGATAACAGACATCACTTCATCTGCGTGGTTGCAATCAATTATACATTCATGTCGTATTTGGAAAGGCTAAatcatgaagaaaaataaagtagtTTCTTCAACAAGTAGTCATGCCTTTTGGAAGGAAATTATCACCTTTACAACCTTCAATTAACAATCACACTGCATAAATAAAGATgatttcagcagcttttaactgCAGATTCAACCATTTCTATCTTAATTGTGtttatccaattttttttttttttaagaatgtcTAAAGGAGCTGGATGATACGTTTCGATTTTAACCACTAGTCAGATCTTTGTAGTCCGTAACGATGGCAGTGAAAACTAAACAATCATCATAAACAAGCCATTTCATCCCTCCTGTCATACCGGTGAACAGGATCAAGAGAGGCGATCCCCCACCCACATCCTCTGTGCTCTTCCTGCACACTTACGGTAATATCAAGCACGCTCGCTTTTCTCAGTCTCTCAAAATCACCTTCATGTGCCCTTGCGTCTCTGTAAATATTCGTAAAAAAACAGAGGATGATTACAGTTTGGTACACCGAGGATGATTTTGTTCAAAAATAGGCAGTTATTTGCAAAATACCATCGTGTGTACAGTTGTTGCATGCAGAGTTTCAGCTTCGCGCCCACTTGCTCCGCAACCTGGAAATGCAGACTGTTGACAAAGGGGAGACCGCAGGTGGAAATCATACTACTGTGAGGGGGAGTAGGAAGTAAACTACATTATTAAGATGAAGTAAACAAATCTGCATGGCAGTGAAATAGTGTAAAACACAAATTCTTAGGCTGATCATGGTGAGTTCATGTATTTGAATGTACTGAATTTTCACTTAAGTCTCAACTGTCAGAAAAGAAACATGACTAATGTTTCTGTTcactcacccacacacacgcCACAAATGGACAAATTTGTGCActtggcaattttttttagacatattttatttaaattaatctgTGCAAAGGCAAAgtagtgacaaaaacaaaaaaacaaaacaaacacaaacaaaaactgacataagTACAGTATGACCAGGTGAGAACATcaagtcaaaacaaaacatgatgatGAGCAACAACTGTGGCTGAGACATCTGCACTGATAGCAGACGCTACGTAATAGTGAAATACTGTACAGTGGAAAGCTAAATGACAAATATGTAGTGTTAAATTGTTCTGCAGgacaaagaaaaattaaatattgctcATTATGAACAAGGAAAACTGCATCTGGGAAGTGTTGCTCGGTATAAAAGCCTACTGCAGACAAACATGGAAGCAAAAGACCTGATGAGGACCTTCAGTCAATAAAGCTTAAAGAATAAATTCAGGATAATAACTCCACAGCAGCTTGTGTTCCATTCCAGGCTTTTTGTGCTCTCCCTTGTCTCTATTCACaatcactattttttttaaaaaggaaaaaaaaaaaaatcatctttcaaaaataaaaaaaagacctcCTGGAGCCTGTTTTTTGtagttccacctgcctgcagctGTCAGATCATGTAGCTCTTCTTTCTCCTTTGCTTTTATTGGTCTGTTTCTGGCATTCTGAGTAAATTAATGACTTAAGAAATAAAAGCGTACTACAGTTTGGTAACTCACACTAATGATAATAGCAAACCTGTGCCAAAATCAACAAGGGATGGTAGTTAAAATTAAGCAATAACTGTAAACTCTCACTCGGTCTCAtcatcaacagcaaaaagagCAAATTCAAACTTCTGATTCTATGATGGAGACGTGTTCCTAACAATCTAACTTAATCCTTATTCttcaacaaaaatttaaaaccaAGCTTTATTTTTACAGGGTCTTTACAGCAGCTTGTGTTCCAACCTCAGCTGCAGTCCTAACTCTTCTTGTTTCTTTAACAAAGAGAAATGTGaagggaaaacacacacatattattatataaaagGTGTTGTAGAAACTAGAAACAGCATGTGAAAGGCTTGCTTCCCTAAACAAGTTGGCGGTTTCGCTGCTTAAACGACTATCACGAATCTCATCAGATGGTTTCGTCTCACTTCATTTgtgcttcatttaaaatttgtcGGGCTAATAAAGATCAGCACTAAAAGATTTACCTCATGTTTACAGATCAGTGTGTTTTCTCAAAGCTTGGTCTGTTCCGTGTTGCAGCGGTTTACACGAGAACATATTTGCTGTCGCTGGTTGACCTCCATCTGTCAACTTTCTGACATTTGCCGCCTTTCTTCAAGTCACACTTTTTGCTGCGTTTAACACTCTGGCTGACCACAAAGAGCAACTCTCACCGTGTCACATGTAGTCACAGCAACAAAAGTGTCAGTACTGCAAAGTTTCACTGAATTTCATGGAAAAAGCCTGAGCTGTTGAATGAACTGGGGGTAGAGGTGGCAACTGCTTACCTCTGCCAGTTTTTTGCGGCTGCGATGAGACTAATAGCTTCATTTGGCTGTTTAAGAACAACACGAGGTCAAGACTTTGAGTCAAtattgcaaacaaacaaaaaaaagttccacTTCCTACAAATGGTTTGTAAGTTGTAACTAATTACTTCAGTAGTGTTGAATTAAAGCAAATACAGGAACACTAGTAATAAGTAGTGTAAGAATTATAATGAGATTATATTACAGCTATTAAGTATAGTTTTATGGAGGCTTGATATCAGTTCAGTGTATAGAGATGCAGCGTAGTTGGTAGCTGCTacaaaaagaggagaaatgTGATTTCAAGTTAATCCAAAGTTGCCTTACTTAAAGTTCGTGTGTTGTTAGCTGGCTCATGTGACACATTTTCGACACAGGTACACATCTGTGTAGAGTTGGAGGGTTTTTAACCCCAGTTTAAAGTTGGAACTTATGGAGAGTTATGTGCTGTCACCATGAATGTAATGTAGCGTAAATCCCTCCACACAGGAATGCCTTGTtctccatttttaaataaaaaaatatgcaatatgAGGCTGTAGATGAGTTATTTAGCAGCGTCATTTAACAGCAGAGTAACAGAAAGGTTTACTTCCGTTGCTAAAACAGTAATGTACTGTAAtgggcttttctttcaaaaataagtgaccccaaacttttgaacagtagcgtgtgtgtgtgtgtatatatatatatatatatatatatatatatgaattatTGCTGCAAAGCTAACCATGTAGTGAAAATCATgtattgtgatattttttttctgccagttGCTGCCAGCAAGCATCACACAGGATGAGAATCAAGAAAACTTCTTGGCACCacaattattttcttattattagcTTACAACTACATGACTATAGCTCAACCGTCAACGACGACATCCGCTAAAGGTCATAAACTCTGTAAGAATGTAAAAAATACGGAAAGTCATACACACTTAAAAACccacttttttttgcataatgtgGAAGTGGAACTAGAGCTGTCAGAGTTATCAAGATAAAATCTGATGATAAATGCTTACATCTACTTAACACCTTAAATCTGCACTCTATTATTTCCACTGCAAGTGACGCTTTTTATATCTCCTTCACTTTATCTTTCTGTGGTGGGAGAGGTAAGGTTTGATGATTTTTCATTGTGAGATTGTGACAAAGCTGCTTAGTAAGACTTctaggcagacacacacacacacacacacactcacacacatacactcacacacacacactcacacacacactcactcacacacacacacacacacacacacacacacacacacacacacacacacacacacacacacacacacacagaccacagGTGGTTTAGGAGTAGTTCCTTGATGGCAGCCAGAGGAGGAAATTCTTCTGAATGTGAAATCTACCTGAGGACACATTTTCCCTTCTGTACATGCATCACAGAAGGGACTCCTGATTAGACGGGAGCCCGTGGTGATGTAGCTCTCAGACCAGTCGAAGCCCCCACCCACCTGTTCCCTTACGCcgacagagagagagtgagagaacaGACGAGAGGGGTTTTCTCTTTCAGTCTCACTTCCTCTCCGGCGGTGTCAGAAGATAGCGGCGTGGAGAGAACGTGTGCACTGACGGGGCAGACTGATAATGCACACGGACACACTGACTAACGTGTGATGCCTCCTGAATTTCCAAAATGTGTAATACTGCTGCATGTTGGAGCAGATGACCATCAAGAAAAACTCAGCCATGTTTCCATAGTAATTTCCCTGTTGTCATTCTGTAACCTGAACACACAGAAGTGATTAAACTTCACTTAGGAACGCCACTCTCATCAGAAAACTCAGTACAGTTAAGCACTGGGGCcaaatgttgaaataaaaaagtgacaaaggaCAGTAAAATATTATGAGACATTattaataaatcttttttttttaaatcttcactaaaaatgccatgtccaaaattattctcATGAATCAGTGGCCAAGCCTTTATTTGCCACCACATCAGTCTAACAGTAAGACAGAATTGCTAACTGTCTCTGATCTCCACATCTTTAAAGTTTAAGCCGTCAGTTCCTCCACTGGTTGCTCCACACTGACTTCTTGTACTTTGTTTTCTAGTCAGACCCGTTCTGAGCAACTGCAACTCTCTCTTCGTGATGTACAAACAGAAAGCTCACTAAATGTCTTTGGTTTCGGCAATGACTTTCAGTTGACCAGAGAACTGCTGGATCAGCTGTTCTCAGTTTAGACATGTCGAAAGGATCTCCAACATGGTAGAAAGAACCACAAATAACCAACATGTGACAATTTCAAAGTGACATAATAATGTCAAACGtcgaaacaaacaaaaaaagcctaatatctcactgtgttttgtcacttgtttgtttcttttttaaccaG
This Amphiprion ocellaris isolate individual 3 ecotype Okinawa chromosome 13, ASM2253959v1, whole genome shotgun sequence DNA region includes the following protein-coding sequences:
- the cetn4 gene encoding uncharacterized protein cetn4 — its product is MASGYRKPATSASQRKKPPSKVELTEEQKQEIKEAFDLFDTDGTGTIDVKELKVAMRALGFEPKKEEIRKMVADIDKEGSGTIDFRDFLNIMTQKMGEKDSKEEIMKAFRLFDDDCTGKISFKNLKRVAKELGENLTDDELQEMIDEADRDGDGEVNEQEFLRIMKKTNLY